Proteins encoded in a region of the Paenibacillus wynnii genome:
- a CDS encoding 2-hydroxyacyl-CoA dehydratase — MMLRIGLDIGSTTAKLVVMEQHSIIYQDYVRHYSDIKKAILSLLSDVGDRFPEREAALVVSGSSGLSLSKLGGIPFIQEVIACTKAIHERIPECDTAIELGGEDAKIIYLSGGIEQRMNNACAGGTGAFIDQMASLLQTDPGGLDELAAKHETLYPIASRCGVFAKSDVQPLLNEGARREDIAASIFQSIVNQTISGLACGRPIRGKVAFLGGPLTFLPQLRARFAVTLGLSESDILFPERSQYFVAIGSALSITEPVVMTMGAWLERITAVDFSGDRNLDAELPPLFETLDDLVEFRIRHGKATAPRADLASYRGACYLGIDAGSTTTKLVLTGSQDEILHTFYGSNKGNPLHSVTDALKEIYQIMPEGCYIAGSCATGYGEGLIKSALKTDAGEVETVAHFKAASKFMPKVDFILDIGGQDMKCIKIRGGAIDSLMLNEACSAGCGSFLESFASALDLGIEEFAESALEATQPVNLGSRCTVFMNSKVKQVQKEGASLADLSAGLAYSVVKNALQKVIKIRNPEDLGENIIVEGGTFYNEAVLRAFESLTGRTVVRPDIAGVMGAYGCAILAREQVGNAGISTLLKQEELEDFTYQVSPGRCGRCSNNCALTISRFPDKSFHVTGNRCERGAGRKKEKNVLPNLMQYKYERFFDYEALPVAQADRGTVGLPRTMNMFENYPFWHAFFTSLRYRAILSPISSKKLYESGMDTIPSESICYPAKMAHGHVQSLIGQGVDFIFYPAVVYEKKEDEAAHNHFNCPVVASYPEVIRNNMDGLKEGGIPMVSPFLTFDDISALTKGLARTFTHIPKEEISAAVQAGLLEANRAKDDVRTKGEETLAYLTSSGTKGILLCGHPYHADPEINHGLAELITGMGLAVLTEDSVCHLDHSEGEMSVVNQWTYHARMYRAARLAATRNDLELVQLTSFGCGIDAITCDAVQEIMERNNKVYTLIKIDEISNLGAARIRLRSLLAAMRERDKSKLQPQQLYKEQLNVPFTKEMKATYTILAPQMSPVHFELFERVFQDAGYRLKILETTGPEETEEGLKFVNNDACYPAIVTIGQILSALKSGDYDPNCTAVIMSQTGGGCRATNYIALLRKALKDSGLGQIPVISLNASGMENQPGFRINLKLANRLIAAACYGDLMMRMLYRFRPYELLPGSAQALFRKGMDRCKDSLSSFSFREYKRLIRDIVSEFCKLPVVAVVKPKVGIVGEILIKFHPDANNQIVELIESEGGEAVMPDFLDFIFYCLYNPIYKAEQFGKSKKLGYINPMLISYLEMYRKPIKTALEAAKLTKGRENIYGLAEKASRLVSVGNQMGEGWFLTAEMMELLDHGVNNIVCIQPFACLPNHITGRGMIKGLKELYPGANIAAIDYDAGVSIVNQTNRIKLMMSIAGGLQSKGQTPVEIDSQLRLPVLESAASRI, encoded by the coding sequence ATGATGCTGCGCATCGGGCTTGATATCGGTTCAACTACAGCCAAATTGGTTGTCATGGAGCAACATTCAATTATTTATCAGGATTATGTAAGACACTATAGTGATATTAAAAAAGCAATTCTCTCTCTGTTGTCAGACGTAGGTGACAGGTTTCCAGAGAGAGAGGCAGCACTCGTTGTAAGCGGTTCCTCAGGGTTGTCCCTATCTAAACTGGGAGGCATTCCATTTATTCAGGAGGTCATTGCTTGTACAAAAGCAATTCATGAGCGAATCCCGGAGTGTGACACAGCCATTGAGCTGGGCGGAGAGGATGCCAAAATTATTTATCTGAGCGGCGGCATCGAACAACGTATGAACAATGCCTGTGCGGGAGGTACGGGTGCGTTCATTGACCAAATGGCATCTCTGCTGCAGACGGACCCCGGGGGCTTGGATGAGTTGGCTGCAAAACATGAGACCCTATATCCAATTGCCTCGCGCTGCGGTGTATTTGCGAAAAGCGATGTCCAACCCCTGCTCAACGAAGGGGCACGCCGTGAGGATATAGCAGCATCCATTTTTCAGAGTATCGTAAATCAGACGATCAGCGGACTGGCCTGCGGACGTCCTATTCGCGGCAAGGTAGCCTTTCTTGGAGGACCGCTCACCTTTTTGCCACAGCTTCGGGCTCGGTTTGCAGTAACGTTGGGTTTATCGGAAAGTGATATTCTTTTTCCGGAACGCTCTCAGTATTTTGTAGCCATTGGTTCAGCCTTATCTATTACAGAGCCTGTTGTTATGACTATGGGGGCATGGCTGGAGCGGATAACGGCCGTGGATTTCTCCGGTGACCGGAATCTGGATGCTGAATTGCCGCCGCTTTTTGAGACGTTGGATGATCTGGTGGAGTTCAGGATTAGACATGGAAAAGCGACAGCCCCCCGGGCGGACCTGGCTTCCTATCGTGGAGCTTGTTATTTGGGCATTGATGCCGGTTCTACGACAACTAAGCTGGTGCTTACAGGTTCACAGGATGAAATTCTCCATACTTTTTATGGAAGCAATAAAGGTAACCCGCTGCATTCGGTCACTGATGCATTGAAGGAAATATATCAAATCATGCCTGAAGGCTGCTATATTGCAGGAAGCTGTGCCACGGGTTACGGAGAAGGGCTAATTAAATCCGCTCTTAAAACAGACGCTGGCGAGGTTGAGACTGTAGCGCATTTCAAAGCCGCTTCTAAGTTTATGCCGAAGGTCGATTTTATCCTCGATATTGGCGGACAGGACATGAAGTGTATCAAAATTCGCGGTGGGGCGATCGATAGCCTTATGCTGAACGAGGCCTGCTCTGCGGGTTGCGGTTCTTTTCTGGAGAGCTTTGCCTCTGCTTTGGATCTTGGAATCGAAGAATTTGCCGAGTCTGCACTCGAAGCAACCCAACCGGTGAACCTAGGTTCACGCTGTACTGTATTTATGAATTCAAAAGTGAAACAGGTGCAGAAGGAAGGTGCGTCCTTGGCTGATTTATCAGCCGGGCTTGCTTATTCTGTGGTAAAGAATGCCCTGCAAAAGGTAATCAAAATTCGTAATCCTGAGGATCTAGGGGAAAACATCATCGTTGAGGGCGGAACTTTCTATAACGAAGCCGTCCTGCGGGCCTTTGAGAGCCTGACCGGCCGTACGGTAGTCCGTCCGGATATTGCCGGAGTTATGGGAGCCTATGGCTGCGCAATTCTTGCTAGAGAACAGGTGGGGAATGCAGGTATAAGTACACTGCTGAAGCAGGAGGAGCTGGAGGATTTCACTTATCAGGTTTCTCCAGGCCGATGTGGGCGCTGCAGCAATAATTGTGCGCTGACGATCAGCCGGTTCCCGGATAAGAGCTTTCACGTTACCGGGAACCGCTGTGAACGCGGCGCAGGCCGGAAGAAAGAGAAGAATGTTCTACCGAACCTCATGCAGTACAAGTATGAACGGTTCTTCGACTATGAGGCGTTACCGGTGGCACAGGCGGATCGTGGAACTGTAGGCCTACCGCGTACGATGAACATGTTCGAGAATTATCCTTTCTGGCACGCCTTTTTTACCTCATTGCGTTATCGGGCGATTCTTTCACCGATATCGAGCAAGAAGCTGTACGAGAGTGGTATGGATACTATTCCTTCAGAATCCATATGCTATCCCGCAAAAATGGCTCACGGGCATGTGCAGAGTCTAATCGGTCAAGGTGTCGATTTTATTTTTTACCCTGCTGTAGTGTATGAGAAGAAAGAGGATGAGGCTGCCCATAACCATTTTAACTGCCCCGTGGTTGCATCCTATCCCGAAGTTATCCGCAACAATATGGATGGGTTAAAGGAAGGCGGAATTCCTATGGTTAGTCCGTTTCTAACCTTTGACGATATATCCGCATTGACCAAAGGATTGGCAAGAACATTTACACACATTCCGAAGGAAGAGATTTCGGCTGCTGTTCAAGCAGGTCTGCTGGAAGCGAATCGAGCCAAGGACGATGTTCGAACTAAGGGTGAGGAGACGCTGGCTTATCTGACGAGCAGCGGTACCAAAGGAATATTGCTCTGCGGACATCCGTATCATGCCGACCCTGAAATCAATCATGGTTTGGCAGAACTAATTACAGGAATGGGTCTTGCCGTACTGACTGAGGATTCGGTATGTCATCTGGATCATAGCGAAGGCGAAATGAGCGTTGTGAATCAGTGGACCTATCATGCTCGGATGTACCGGGCAGCCCGCCTCGCCGCAACCAGAAATGATCTCGAGCTGGTGCAATTGACCTCCTTTGGCTGCGGTATTGATGCGATTACCTGTGATGCGGTTCAGGAAATTATGGAGCGGAATAATAAAGTATACACGCTAATCAAAATTGACGAGATCAGTAATCTCGGTGCGGCCCGGATCCGGTTGCGTTCTTTGCTGGCGGCAATGCGTGAGCGGGACAAAAGTAAACTGCAGCCTCAGCAGCTCTACAAAGAGCAATTAAATGTACCTTTCACCAAGGAAATGAAGGCAACCTATACGATCCTGGCTCCGCAAATGTCCCCTGTTCACTTCGAATTGTTCGAGCGGGTATTCCAAGATGCCGGATATCGCCTGAAGATTCTGGAGACAACAGGCCCCGAGGAGACGGAGGAAGGGCTGAAGTTTGTAAATAATGACGCCTGCTATCCCGCGATTGTAACGATAGGACAGATATTATCCGCTCTGAAAAGCGGGGATTATGATCCGAATTGTACAGCGGTAATTATGTCGCAGACCGGCGGAGGCTGCCGGGCGACTAACTACATTGCTTTGCTGCGTAAAGCTCTGAAGGATTCAGGGCTGGGGCAAATCCCGGTCATTTCGCTCAATGCGTCAGGTATGGAGAACCAGCCGGGCTTCCGTATTAACCTTAAGCTGGCTAACCGGCTTATTGCAGCCGCATGCTACGGTGACCTCATGATGCGTATGTTATACCGCTTCAGACCTTATGAGCTGCTGCCGGGCAGCGCGCAGGCTTTATTCCGTAAAGGGATGGATCGATGCAAAGACAGCTTGTCGTCCTTTTCGTTCCGGGAATACAAACGGCTGATTCGTGATATCGTCTCGGAGTTCTGCAAGCTACCTGTGGTGGCTGTGGTTAAACCTAAAGTAGGTATCGTTGGTGAAATCCTAATTAAGTTCCATCCGGATGCCAATAATCAGATCGTAGAGTTGATTGAGTCTGAGGGCGGAGAAGCGGTCATGCCGGATTTCCTGGATTTTATCTTCTACTGCCTCTACAACCCTATCTACAAAGCAGAGCAGTTTGGTAAAAGCAAAAAACTCGGCTATATTAATCCAATGTTGATTTCCTATCTGGAAATGTATCGAAAGCCAATCAAAACAGCGCTTGAAGCTGCTAAGCTGACGAAGGGCCGCGAAAATATCTACGGTTTGGCCGAAAAAGCGAGCCGTCTGGTATCCGTGGGCAATCAGATGGGTGAAGGTTGGTTCTTGACAGCTGAGATGATGGAGCTGCTTGATCATGGGGTTAACAATATCGTCTGTATTCAGCCGTTCGCTTGCTTGCCTAACCACATAACAGGCCGAGGGATGATCAAAGGACTTAAGGAGCTTTATCCGGGTGCCAACATCGCAGCTATTGATTATGATGCGGGAGTCAGCATAGTGAACCAGACGAACCGGATCAAGCTGATGATGTCGATTGCCGGAGGCCTGCAGAGCAAGGGGCAGACCCCTGTGGAGATCGACAGCCAATTACGGCTCCCGGTTCTGGAAAGTGCGGCCAGCAGAATATAA
- the bcp gene encoding thioredoxin-dependent thiol peroxidase produces the protein MNTVTIGDTVPDFTLPASDGNQVSLSQYRGHKIILYFYPKDMTPACTQEACKFRDVHDQITAKGAVILGISPDRLESHTKFIAKNELPFLLLSDEDHKVSERFGVWQLKKLYGKEFMGIVRSTFLIDEEGVLKQEWRKVRVKGHVEAAVQLLDLK, from the coding sequence ATGAACACTGTAACTATCGGAGATACCGTACCGGACTTTACACTTCCCGCTTCTGACGGGAATCAAGTGAGCCTCAGCCAATACCGGGGACATAAGATTATCCTCTATTTTTACCCTAAAGATATGACGCCAGCCTGCACCCAAGAGGCCTGTAAATTTCGTGATGTCCACGATCAGATTACCGCGAAGGGGGCGGTGATTCTAGGAATTAGTCCAGATCGCCTCGAGTCCCATACTAAATTTATAGCTAAGAATGAACTTCCTTTTTTGCTGCTCTCGGATGAGGATCATAAGGTGAGTGAGAGGTTTGGAGTGTGGCAGCTTAAGAAGTTATATGGCAAGGAATTTATGGGTATCGTTCGTTCGACGTTCCTCATTGACGAAGAAGGTGTGTTGAAACAAGAATGGCGCAAGGTACGCGTGAAAGGGCATGTTGAAGCAGCGGTACAACTTCTGGATTTGAAATAA
- a CDS encoding LCP family protein produces the protein MPPRTKRHAKTKKTKSKKPLLWTLAIILLIIVGFAVYFFGSIFNGLENFNKRGDNSPFKDVVESVDVKTPEPPKWEGTEPVNILLMGVDARGVKKGEVPRSDTMLVASLDPVKKKFYVFSILRDTYVSIPGYDKDRINTAITHGSNVAMQTVSDLLGIPIQYYVYTDFQGFIKLIDEIGGIDYDVEKDMVYKTKADGPEYDIDLKKGFQHLDGSMALQYVRFRHDATSDFTRTQRQRGFLKAVADKMKSTTSLIKLPSILSAVNPYVDTNLSVNDMWKLANLGYKSSMGGSEQIPPMDLLVEEKTRGGSAVIGISSTEELKQFVEDTMTEPVPTASPETTNAGSTSESSN, from the coding sequence ATGCCGCCAAGAACGAAAAGACATGCAAAAACAAAAAAAACCAAATCTAAAAAACCGCTGCTCTGGACTCTAGCTATAATCCTTCTAATCATCGTCGGCTTCGCAGTTTATTTTTTCGGATCCATTTTTAACGGTCTGGAGAACTTCAATAAGAGAGGCGATAACTCACCTTTTAAAGATGTTGTTGAATCCGTAGACGTCAAGACCCCTGAACCTCCAAAATGGGAGGGTACAGAACCCGTGAATATTCTGCTGATGGGTGTGGATGCACGCGGAGTTAAAAAAGGCGAGGTTCCCCGTTCCGATACCATGCTGGTTGCTTCCTTGGACCCGGTAAAGAAAAAGTTCTATGTATTCTCCATTCTTCGAGATACTTATGTATCTATTCCGGGGTATGATAAGGATCGTATCAATACAGCGATTACTCACGGATCCAACGTAGCAATGCAGACTGTAAGCGATTTGCTTGGGATTCCGATTCAATATTACGTATATACCGACTTTCAAGGCTTCATTAAGCTGATTGATGAGATCGGCGGCATTGATTATGACGTCGAGAAGGACATGGTATACAAGACCAAAGCCGACGGACCAGAATATGATATTGATTTGAAAAAAGGCTTTCAGCATCTGGATGGCAGTATGGCTCTGCAATATGTGCGCTTCCGCCACGATGCTACCTCCGACTTCACCCGGACCCAGCGCCAGCGTGGATTTCTCAAGGCTGTAGCAGACAAGATGAAGAGTACTACCTCTCTAATCAAGCTGCCTTCGATCCTCTCGGCGGTCAATCCTTATGTGGATACGAACTTGTCCGTAAACGATATGTGGAAGCTGGCCAATCTGGGATATAAGAGCAGCATGGGCGGTAGTGAGCAGATTCCGCCGATGGACCTGCTTGTAGAAGAAAAAACTCGCGGCGGTTCCGCAGTAATCGGTATAAGCAGCACCGAGGAACTGAAGCAATTTGTGGAAGATACGATGACTGAGCCTGTGCCTACTGCTTCTCCTGAAACTACAAACGCTGGCAGTACTTCCGAATCAAGTAATTAG